The Tachysurus fulvidraco isolate hzauxx_2018 chromosome 26, HZAU_PFXX_2.0, whole genome shotgun sequence genome segment CTTGAGTTTGTGCTTCATCATCGCCACCTGCTGGTCACCTGCCTTTATAACAGCTGCGTCTCATTCTGAGTTCCAATACGACCCACAACACACCCTGGCTCACTTCCCCTACCCACTTCCCCCTGCTTAGATCTGTTACTTTATCAGCTCAGGTGACGTTTAGAGCAGaatttacccacaatgcacctcTCACGTTTCACTTCTCATCACAATTCTGACAGATGAAACCGAATAAATCATGTTAGcattaatttaatgtaattcaTACGTGATATTTTTTTCCCAGAATCGATGGACAGTCTCGCCCACACTCCCTCCTCCCATCAGCCGTCTCCCGTGCTCTCGACCCACGCCACCTTCTCAGCCAATCAGGACGCGGCGGCCTCCAAGGAGGACTCGCCGGTCAGAGACGAGCCCGGCGAATCAGATACCAGCATTCCGCTCGATTACCTTTTCCTGTCTCAGTGTGAAACTGGCAGGAGGAGCATCACCAggtaagccccgcccacaagaTTATTACATGATCATATGACATGATCGTTTGTTAACTAGTTATAGCCATCATTTTTAGGCAACTagcaaatatttgttttgttaagtaataattgtaaacattcctaaaagatttgttttgtttgtgtttcaggtgtGACAGCATGTCGAACTCGGAGCGCTCGTTTGAACAGAGTTCGTTTGAGAACGTGACCGATGACGTGTTCAGCCCTACTGCGTGTTTAGACTCCGCCCCCTCGCCCTTCGGTGTCCCGTATGTGATGCGCTCATTAGCATCCTGCCCCGTTCGTGGCCCTGGCGACGTGTTCCGATTCGACAGCCCCTTCTGTGCCACGCCCCCTCCTCTCCCGCCAAAACCCACATACATGTCCGATCACCATGGTCACGAGGAGGCTGTGCGTAACCAGGGGCAACTGGGGCTCCTCTCACGCAGGATATCTCTGTCTGGTGGGGAGCATTTTAGAAGAGgtgtgaacaaacacacacacacacacacacacacacacacacaagtcagtAAATTAAGGCTGGATATCAGAAGTTAGTGAGATTCATATACATGCTGAAACCTGAGCAGATTTCTCACTGAACTTTTTTCAGGAGAGTTCGAGTTCAGTGCGAGAGGAAACTGGAACAAAAGGCTGAGTCTGAATCTggtgaacatttttatatttatttaaaatctaacACGTCTTTTTATCCATGTATCTGACAGATGGGATATAATGGACTCTCAAATGCTTACTTCAgacttctgtctctctttctctctgtctctctttctctctgtctctctctctctctctctctagccgATGTTACTGGTTAACACCCCCTCTGAGAGCCAATCAGATGACTCCTCTTACGTTCCCATGGCGTCTCCGCCCGTCAGTTCGACCAACACCGAGGCCGACGGTTACATACCGATGAGTCCGAACACGATTCCTGTTTCTCTGTTGACCAATGGGAAACCAGATTCACCTCTTCCTCCGGCCCCAGAAATGGAGCCTCCTCCAATCAACCGCAGCCTGAAGCCGAGGAGGCGGGGTTAGAGCTCACATTTACAGTTTGAGCTGGATCACATGTCCTCTTGTCAGGATGTGTTTGATTTGTGCTAACGGTTTcctttaaagatttttaaattattcttaTGTAATTGTAGTGAAACCGCCGCCCCTCGATTTGTCCACCATTAGCGAATGCCCCACCCACCTCCCTCTAATCCGCACCATGACGGAACCAAGGTGAGCAGAAACTCCAGACTGAACACATAGTTATCTGTAAAATATAAACGAATCAATAAAAATGAGGTATGTTAAAGTTTAATCGTTAATATGAATGTTATGCCGCATTATAACAAGGCTTGTATGTCTCTAGTGCCTCACCTCTCTGTGTCCCATGGgacagggggcggggcttaaacGGCACCGAACAGGAAGGGAGCAGCACGCCTACGGTAAGACGATCCGACTTTGCTCTTCATGATGATGACAGTTTATACGCATTTAAAAAAGCGAGATGGTGAAAACGAACGCTTCTGTGTGTGCAGTCGGTGTTTTCAGCATGTGACTCCGCCCCCTTTTTCCGACGCTCTAACCTGGATTACCTGTCGCTAGATTTTAACTCCGCCTCCCCCTCACCTGTGCAAAAGGTAAGCAGACGTATAACACCGAGGCAGGGAGGAGACGAACTCTGTAAAGCTGAAAACTCAAAAACGTTCCAAGTCCTTACATTTATGAGATATTTTCTTTCCCAGAAACCTCTGCTGGATGAACAGCGTGTGGACTACGTTCAGGTGGACGAGAAGAAGACACAGGCGCTGCAGAACACCAGGACGGAGTGGAAGGACAGCCGACAGCCCAAAGTGTGACGGGTTCACGATCGGGACGACGTTCGGCTTACAATCGCAGTGTGCGGTGTGAAGACGTGCACGTGATCTGCTCATGGAGTTCACGCTGAGGCgctcagcacaaacactgaaggaataaacaacaataataaccaTAATAATCACGTCTTTTCAGGTTCAGGTACAAAAGCAGTCCCCAGTGAAAAGACCAGGCTTCGGAGCTCCAGACTTGTGCTGATACAGAACTTCTGATGTCTCCTGTCATGTGATGTTTCTTTCAGCTTGCAGAATTCAGCTCCACTGTAGACCAACAGGACGAACACGAACCCCAGCAGAACCCCAGCAGAACCCCAGCAGAACGGTGTCCTGGCATGtcgatgtgtctgtgtgtgtgttaatgctgcGTGTGTTCGGTACTACtgagtgttgttttgtttaatcaGACCGACATGTTACCGTGACGACCGTGACGGACGTGTGTATACGACGTGTTCTTTCTCTTCTGTGATTGAGATTTTACAAAACTGTTCGACCGGCCTAGTCCAAGCCGTCCGAGTCCACGGACAAACGCCTCTGATGTTTCCGACTCCGTAGACGGAGCACCGGATGAACCGAATCGACTTTGTTCCTTTAGAGAGAACAACAAGCTGGAAGGTCTGAGAACCAGACGTGGAAAGTGGACGCCGGGTTTCGTCCGTGTTTCACTGTGATTCTGTGACGACTGAATAAACTCATGGACTGATGTCACTGTGATCATTTCATCAGCTTCACTCACAAAGCTCTGTGAGAAAGCTCTTCTCTGACTGAAGACAACGCTGAAGCCTGCATTacaaaaaaatgactgaaaacaGAAGACAGAcctctgaaaaagaaaaaaaataaatggacgTAATGTTCAAACACCTGAGTCGTATTTTACTCTGAAACCCTCTGGATTTGTTAATTAGTGTCAGAAAAGTCCGTTAAAGCggcagtgagagacagacagacagacagagagacagacagagagacagacagacagacagacagacagacagacagacagacaggcaggtcagagagggaaaaagacagacagacagagggggagacagacagggagagacagagagagagagacagaaagtcagagaggggtgagaaagagacagacaggcaggtcagacagacagatagagaggaagacagacaggtagactgGCAAACAGAcagagggggagacagagagagacagacaggcaggtcagtcagac includes the following:
- the gab3 gene encoding GRB2-associated-binding protein 3 isoform X1, encoding MQCVLGSILTHVYNHVQKHAFTHGHVCRTSTAWRKRWFVLRRGRMSGDPDVLEYFRSKTSRKPIRSIDLQECEVAAEAESGRELEMGAWPVKRNLTNHHLFVVKTSTRVFYLLAKTAEERLCWVRNIGQICTFSNFNHSTESMDSLAHTPSSHQPSPVLSTHATFSANQDAAASKEDSPVRDEPGESDTSIPLDYLFLSQCETGRRSITRCDSMSNSERSFEQSSFENVTDDVFSPTACLDSAPSPFGVPYVMRSLASCPVRGPGDVFRFDSPFCATPPPLPPKPTYMSDHHGHEEAVRNQGQLGLLSRRISLSGGEHFRRGEFEFSARGNWNKRLSLNLPMLLVNTPSESQSDDSSYVPMASPPVSSTNTEADGYIPMSPNTIPVSLLTNGKPDSPLPPAPEMEPPPINRSLKPRRRVKPPPLDLSTISECPTHLPLIRTMTEPSASPLCVPWDRGRGLNGTEQEGSSTPTSVFSACDSAPFFRRSNLDYLSLDFNSASPSPVQKKPLLDEQRVDYVQVDEKKTQALQNTRTEWKDSRQPKV
- the gab3 gene encoding GRB2-associated-binding protein 3 isoform X3, translated to MQCVLGSILTHVYNHVQKHAFTHGHVCRTSTAWRKRWFVLRRGRMSGDPDVLEYFRSKTSRKPIRSIDLQECEVAAEAESGRELEMGAWPVKRNLTNHHLFVVKTSTRVFYLLAKTAEERLCWVRNIGQICTFSNFNHSTESMDSLAHTPSSHQPSPVLSTHATFSANQDAAASKEDSPVRDEPGESDTSIPLDYLFLSQCETGRRSITRCDSMSNSERSFEQSSFENVTDDVFSPTACLDSAPSPFGVPYVMRSLASCPVRGPGDVFRFDSPFCATPPPLPPKPTYMSDHHGHEEAVRNQGQLGLLSRRISLSGGEHFRRGEFEFSARGNWNKRLSLNLPMLLVNTPSESQSDDSSYVPMASPPVSSTNTEADGYIPMSPNTIPVSLLTNGKPDSPLPPAPEMEPPPINRSLKPRRRVKPPPLDLSTISECPTHLPLIRTMTEPRGRGLNGTEQEGSSTPTSVFSACDSAPFFRRSNLDYLSLDFNSASPSPVQKKPLLDEQRVDYVQVDEKKTQALQNTRTEWKDSRQPKV
- the gab3 gene encoding GRB2-associated-binding protein 3 isoform X4 gives rise to the protein MSGDPDVLEYFRSKTSRKPIRSIDLQECEVAAEAESGRELEMGAWPVKRNLTNHHLFVVKTSTRVFYLLAKTAEERLCWVRNIGQICTFSNFNHSTESMDSLAHTPSSHQPSPVLSTHATFSANQDAAASKEDSPVRDEPGESDTSIPLDYLFLSQCETGRRSITRCDSMSNSERSFEQSSFENVTDDVFSPTACLDSAPSPFGVPYVMRSLASCPVRGPGDVFRFDSPFCATPPPLPPKPTYMSDHHGHEEAVRNQGQLGLLSRRISLSGGEHFRRGEFEFSARGNWNKRLSLNLPMLLVNTPSESQSDDSSYVPMASPPVSSTNTEADGYIPMSPNTIPVSLLTNGKPDSPLPPAPEMEPPPINRSLKPRRRVKPPPLDLSTISECPTHLPLIRTMTEPSASPLCVPWDRGRGLNGTEQEGSSTPTSVFSACDSAPFFRRSNLDYLSLDFNSASPSPVQKKPLLDEQRVDYVQVDEKKTQALQNTRTEWKDSRQPKV
- the gab3 gene encoding GRB2-associated-binding protein 3 isoform X2; this encodes MSAGDVVCTGWLVKSPPEKKLKRYAWRKRWFVLRRGRMSGDPDVLEYFRSKTSRKPIRSIDLQECEVAAEAESGRELEMGAWPVKRNLTNHHLFVVKTSTRVFYLLAKTAEERLCWVRNIGQICTFSNFNHSTESMDSLAHTPSSHQPSPVLSTHATFSANQDAAASKEDSPVRDEPGESDTSIPLDYLFLSQCETGRRSITRCDSMSNSERSFEQSSFENVTDDVFSPTACLDSAPSPFGVPYVMRSLASCPVRGPGDVFRFDSPFCATPPPLPPKPTYMSDHHGHEEAVRNQGQLGLLSRRISLSGGEHFRRGEFEFSARGNWNKRLSLNLPMLLVNTPSESQSDDSSYVPMASPPVSSTNTEADGYIPMSPNTIPVSLLTNGKPDSPLPPAPEMEPPPINRSLKPRRRVKPPPLDLSTISECPTHLPLIRTMTEPSASPLCVPWDRGRGLNGTEQEGSSTPTSVFSACDSAPFFRRSNLDYLSLDFNSASPSPVQKKPLLDEQRVDYVQVDEKKTQALQNTRTEWKDSRQPKV